The nucleotide sequence AAGATAGCAAATATAGAGAATAAAGAAGGAATCGATAAAGATGCCTTCAAGGAAGCTATTCCCCAGCCTTTGGCATATGCTGCAGGTGATGATGACTCTCCTAAGGAGTACAATAATCTGTACAATGCCTCAGCCTTGAACCCTTTTTTCGAAAAGCTTGCTGCTTTGGAAAACTTGAAAGATAGGAAGATTAATATTGTTCATATTGGCGACTCACACATTCAAGCCGATGTAATGACTAATATTGTAAGACAACGCTTGCAAGAAGAGTTTGGAAATGCTGGTTTAGGTTTGGTATTCCCGTATTCACTTATTAGAACTAATGGGGGACATAATGTGAGCTTTACTTCCAATATCTCTTGGAATAGTGAGAAGAATACTTCTTCTGCAACTGTTGGTATTACAGGTTATTCTCTTTCTACCAGTAACAAGAATTTTGTTATTGAACTGGATTTGAAAAATAAAAACTACACCTTTAATACGGTAAAAATTATTACCCCTAATAACGAACGTTTGTTCGAATTGGCTACCAATGTAGGTAAAGTAGCTCGTTTGAGACCTAGTGTACCTAAAACACTTTCACACAAAGTAGAGCAAGGACAAACACTTTATGGTATTTCAAAGAAATATCACACTTCAGTAGAAAAAATACAACAAGCTAATAACTTAAAAAGCGCACAAATAAGAATAGGGCAAGTATTGCGTATCCCTACTAAAGAGATGGTAGCTTCTACTCCTAAACAAAAAGTAGATTTATCTAATGCTACCATTTTAAACGGTAATTCTTTATATAGCTATTATTCTTATGATAATCTAACTCCTTCCGATAAGGTTTATCTCACAGCCAATACCGAGAGCTCTTCATTTACGCTTAATGGAATTGTCTTAGAAAATGATAAAAACGGAGTTATATATCACAGCATAGGGGTAAATGGAGCTCATTTCTCTGATTATAACAAATCACAGCTCTTTTTCGACCAAATCAGAGCCTTAGAACCCGATTTAATCATTATATCTTTGGGTACTAATGAAGCTTATTGTCGAATGTCAGCAACTCGTTATGACGAAGAGGTGAATAAATTCATAAAAGCAATTCGCTCTCAATATGGTCAATGTCCTATATTGCTTACTACACCTCCGCCTTCTCTTTACAAAAAGAAAAGTCCTAACCCCTTGTGTATGGAATACGCCGATACTCTCATCGATAATTCAGTAAAAGATAATTACAGTGTTTTCGACCTTTATCGAGCTGTAGGAGGAAATGAAGCGATTCAACGCTTTATTCAGCAAAATCTTATTGCTGGTGACCGCATACATTACACAAGAAGTGGCTATACTGAGCAAGGCGCTC is from Capnocytophaga ochracea DSM 7271 and encodes:
- a CDS encoding LysM peptidoglycan-binding domain-containing protein encodes the protein MKKRTPFIKKLIAPVLFIITVALYFNVNYTTAINLSSLTSKIANIENKEGIDKDAFKEAIPQPLAYAAGDDDSPKEYNNLYNASALNPFFEKLAALENLKDRKINIVHIGDSHIQADVMTNIVRQRLQEEFGNAGLGLVFPYSLIRTNGGHNVSFTSNISWNSEKNTSSATVGITGYSLSTSNKNFVIELDLKNKNYTFNTVKIITPNNERLFELATNVGKVARLRPSVPKTLSHKVEQGQTLYGISKKYHTSVEKIQQANNLKSAQIRIGQVLRIPTKEMVASTPKQKVDLSNATILNGNSLYSYYSYDNLTPSDKVYLTANTESSSFTLNGIVLENDKNGVIYHSIGVNGAHFSDYNKSQLFFDQIRALEPDLIIISLGTNEAYCRMSATRYDEEVNKFIKAIRSQYGQCPILLTTPPPSLYKKKSPNPLCMEYADTLIDNSVKDNYSVFDLYRAVGGNEAIQRFIQQNLIAGDRIHYTRSGYTEQGALFYDAFMSNFLNYKKQYKLSLKPYLN